From Rhizobium sp. NZLR1, a single genomic window includes:
- a CDS encoding SDR family oxidoreductase: MHVMIFGCGYSGTAIAKAFAGNGVRISGTTRSADKVEALRQNGVEAFLFDGETLDDQLRRALESVTHLVQSIAPGKGDPLLRLLGEGGASLPPRLEWIGYLSTVGVYGDHKGAWINEETPCVPVSGRSKERLEAEEGWLAMGRERSVPAAVLRLAGIYGPGRNAFCNLDKGTARRLIKKDQVFNRIRVEDIGAAARFLSDGGLGGIYNVTDDRPGPPQDVIVEAARLMGVEPPPEQAFETAELSPMARSFYGENKRVSNAKLKAAGFEFSFPNYPMSLAQLWQDGRWRG; encoded by the coding sequence ATGCATGTGATGATCTTTGGCTGCGGTTATTCCGGCACGGCGATCGCCAAGGCCTTCGCCGGCAACGGCGTGCGCATTTCCGGCACCACGCGCTCGGCCGACAAGGTGGAGGCGCTCCGGCAAAACGGCGTCGAAGCCTTCCTTTTCGATGGCGAGACCCTGGACGACCAGTTGCGCCGAGCCCTCGAGAGCGTCACCCATCTCGTGCAGTCGATCGCGCCGGGGAAGGGTGACCCGCTGCTGCGGCTGCTCGGCGAAGGCGGCGCAAGCCTGCCGCCCAGGCTCGAATGGATCGGCTATCTCTCCACGGTCGGCGTCTATGGCGATCACAAGGGCGCCTGGATCAACGAGGAAACCCCGTGTGTTCCGGTTTCCGGGCGGTCGAAGGAGCGGCTCGAGGCGGAAGAGGGCTGGCTGGCGATGGGCCGGGAGCGCAGCGTGCCGGCGGCGGTGCTCCGGCTTGCCGGCATCTATGGGCCGGGACGCAATGCCTTCTGCAATCTGGACAAGGGCACGGCCCGACGGCTGATCAAGAAGGACCAGGTGTTCAACCGTATCCGCGTCGAGGATATCGGTGCGGCGGCCCGCTTCCTGTCGGATGGTGGCCTCGGCGGCATCTATAATGTCACCGATGACCGGCCCGGCCCGCCGCAGGATGTGATCGTCGAGGCGGCGCGGCTGATGGGCGTCGAACCGCCACCGGAGCAGGCCTTCGAAACCGCCGAACTGTCACCGATGGCGCGCTCCTTCTACGGCGAGAACAAACGGGTTTCGAATGCGAAACTGAAGGCCGCCGGCTTCGAATTCTCCTTCCCGAACTATCCGATGTCGCTTGCGCAATTGTGGCAGGACGGACGTTGGCGGGGTTAG
- the queG gene encoding tRNA epoxyqueuosine(34) reductase QueG, with product MPEADRDDKERRRRDNLTALVRAESAAKGFDLCRITRPDAIPQAKERLGEFIDAGWHGTMAWMAETRERRGDPLTLWSEVRSVVVFGLNYTPEEDPRGILDKPDRAAISVYARNRDYHDIIKGRLKEIATRFAARAGADVKVFVDTAPVMEKPLAAAAGLGWQGKHTNLVSRIHGSWLFLGTMFTTADLAVDAAETDHCGSCRACLDVCPTAAFPAPYQIDARRCISYLTIEHKGPIDPDLRPLIGNRIYGCDDCLAACPWNKFASSASEMKLKAREDLREPTIAFLLTLDDAGFRIFFSGSPVKRIGRDRFIRNVLIAAGNSGETALVGQCRLLADDASPVVRGMAVWALSRLMEAGEFTGFATRRADESDDDVLNEWRLAGVS from the coding sequence ATGCCCGAAGCTGATAGAGATGACAAAGAGCGCCGCCGCCGCGACAATTTGACCGCGTTGGTGCGGGCGGAATCCGCCGCCAAGGGCTTCGATCTCTGTCGCATCACGCGGCCCGACGCGATCCCGCAAGCGAAGGAGCGCCTTGGCGAGTTCATCGATGCCGGGTGGCACGGGACGATGGCGTGGATGGCGGAGACGCGCGAACGGCGCGGCGATCCGCTGACACTCTGGAGCGAGGTGCGCTCCGTCGTCGTCTTCGGCCTCAATTACACCCCGGAGGAAGATCCGCGCGGCATTCTCGACAAGCCGGACAGAGCGGCGATCTCCGTCTATGCGCGCAACCGCGATTATCACGACATCATCAAGGGCCGGCTGAAGGAGATCGCCACGCGCTTTGCGGCACGCGCCGGCGCCGATGTGAAGGTGTTCGTCGATACCGCGCCTGTGATGGAAAAGCCGCTGGCGGCGGCAGCCGGCCTCGGCTGGCAGGGCAAACACACCAACCTCGTCAGCCGCATACACGGTTCGTGGCTGTTTCTCGGCACGATGTTCACCACGGCGGATCTTGCCGTCGATGCTGCGGAGACCGATCATTGCGGCTCCTGCCGCGCTTGTCTCGACGTCTGCCCGACGGCCGCCTTCCCGGCGCCTTACCAGATCGATGCGCGGCGCTGCATCTCCTATCTCACCATCGAGCACAAGGGGCCGATCGACCCCGATCTGCGGCCGCTGATCGGCAATCGCATCTATGGCTGCGACGACTGTCTGGCCGCCTGCCCCTGGAACAAGTTCGCAAGCTCCGCTTCCGAGATGAAGCTGAAGGCACGGGAAGATCTGCGCGAGCCGACGATCGCCTTTCTGCTGACGCTCGACGATGCCGGCTTCCGCATCTTCTTCAGCGGCTCGCCGGTGAAGCGGATCGGCCGCGACCGCTTTATCCGCAATGTGCTGATCGCCGCCGGCAATTCCGGCGAGACGGCGCTGGTCGGGCAATGTCGTTTACTCGCCGACGATGCCTCGCCGGTGGTGCGCGGGATGGCGGTCTGGGCGCTGTCGCGGCTGATGGAGGCTGGCGAATTTACGGGTTTTGCCACACGAAGGGCAGACGAGAGTGACGACGACGTGCTGAACGAATGGCGGCTGGCGGGAGTGAGCTGA
- a CDS encoding glutathione S-transferase family protein → MPTLYHHPMSSASRFVRLILAEYGYQADLIEEQTWEKRRDFLALNPAGTLPVYVDDSMRALCGATVISEYLDETHGVLKRDRRLLAEDPFQRAEIRRLSEWFMQKMENDVTKPLARERVYKLQMTADQGGGAPDSKVLRTARANIRQHMRYLTWLAGSRQWLAGERMSYADLAAAASISILDYLGEIDWADAPLVKDWYQRLKSRPSFRPMLTERVRGLTPVSHYADLDF, encoded by the coding sequence ATGCCCACGCTTTATCATCATCCCATGTCATCCGCATCCCGCTTCGTCCGGCTGATCCTGGCCGAATACGGCTATCAGGCCGATCTGATCGAGGAGCAGACATGGGAGAAGCGCCGGGATTTCCTGGCGCTCAACCCGGCCGGCACGCTGCCGGTCTATGTCGACGACAGCATGCGGGCGCTCTGCGGCGCGACCGTCATTTCCGAGTACCTGGACGAGACGCACGGCGTGTTGAAACGCGATCGGCGACTGCTCGCCGAGGACCCGTTCCAGCGGGCGGAAATCCGCCGGCTGAGCGAATGGTTCATGCAGAAGATGGAAAACGACGTGACCAAGCCGCTCGCTCGCGAGCGTGTCTACAAGTTGCAGATGACCGCCGATCAGGGCGGCGGAGCGCCAGATTCGAAGGTTTTGCGCACGGCCCGCGCGAATATTCGCCAGCATATGCGCTATCTCACCTGGCTTGCCGGCTCGCGCCAGTGGCTGGCTGGCGAGCGGATGAGTTATGCCGACCTTGCCGCCGCGGCCTCGATTTCGATCCTCGACTATCTCGGCGAGATCGACTGGGCGGATGCGCCCCTCGTCAAGGACTGGTACCAGCGGCTGAAGTCGCGTCCCTCCTTCCGGCCGATGCTGACCGAACGGGTGCGCGGGCTGACGCCGGTTTCGCACTATGCCGACCTGGATTTCTGA
- a CDS encoding undecaprenyl-diphosphate phosphatase, with amino-acid sequence MDYINAAILGVIEGITEFLPISSTGHLIIAEQWLGHRSDMFNIVIQAGAILAVTIIYWRRLLDLLLGWRVPENRDYAAKLIAAFLITAILGLIVKKLGFELPETATPIAWALIIGGIWMIFAEWAAARKAPHKEITWLVAILVGIAQIVAGVFPGTSRSGATIFVAMLAGTGNRAAATEFAFLVGIPTMYAASGYELLKTFKDGGAANEDWTALGIAFVVSTVVAFVAVKWLLAYIRSNRFTLFAVYRIILGVLLLGMAATGLIA; translated from the coding sequence ATGGACTATATCAATGCTGCCATTCTCGGTGTCATCGAGGGGATCACCGAGTTTCTGCCGATCTCGAGCACCGGCCATCTCATCATTGCGGAGCAATGGCTCGGCCACCGGTCGGACATGTTCAACATCGTCATTCAGGCGGGTGCTATCCTCGCCGTCACCATCATTTATTGGCGTCGCCTGCTGGATCTGCTGCTGGGCTGGCGGGTGCCGGAGAACCGCGATTACGCCGCCAAGCTGATCGCCGCCTTCCTCATCACCGCAATTCTCGGACTTATCGTCAAGAAGCTCGGCTTTGAACTGCCGGAGACCGCAACGCCGATCGCCTGGGCGCTTATCATCGGCGGTATCTGGATGATCTTCGCCGAATGGGCCGCGGCGCGCAAAGCCCCCCATAAGGAGATCACCTGGCTTGTCGCCATCCTGGTCGGCATCGCCCAGATCGTTGCGGGCGTCTTCCCGGGAACCTCGCGCTCCGGCGCCACGATTTTCGTCGCCATGCTGGCCGGCACCGGCAACCGCGCCGCTGCGACCGAATTCGCCTTTCTCGTCGGTATCCCCACCATGTATGCCGCGAGCGGCTATGAATTGCTGAAGACTTTCAAGGATGGCGGCGCGGCAAACGAGGACTGGACGGCGCTCGGCATCGCCTTCGTTGTTTCCACGGTCGTCGCATTCGTCGCCGTCAAATGGCTGCTGGCCTATATCAGAAGCAACCGCTTCACGCTGTTTGCCGTCTACCGCATCATTCTCGGTGTCTTGCTGCTTGGCATGGCGGCAACCGGCCTGATCGCCTGA
- a CDS encoding complex I NDUFA9 subunit family protein: protein MTLANLPPLVTVFGGSGFVGRHVVRALAKRGYNIRVAVRRPDLANFLQPLGNVGQISFVQANLRYRSSIDRAVDGASHVVNCVGILHETGRNTFDAVQEFGARAVAEAARGAGATLTHISAIGANANSDSGYGRTKGRAETAILSIKPDAVILRPSIVFGPEDSFFNKFADMARMSPVLPLVGGGKTKFQPVYVEDIAEAVARAVDGKVAGGKIYELGGPEVLSFRECLETMLKVTCRKNPLVSLPFSVASLIGSIASLIPFVTPPITPDQVRMLRYDNIVSAAAEAEGRTLQGLGITPTMAASVLDSYLVHYRPHGQYTGTGKAA from the coding sequence ATGACCCTTGCCAATCTGCCGCCGCTCGTCACCGTATTCGGAGGGTCCGGCTTCGTGGGCAGGCACGTGGTCCGGGCGCTCGCCAAGCGCGGTTATAATATCCGCGTCGCCGTGCGCCGTCCCGATCTCGCCAATTTCCTGCAGCCGCTCGGCAATGTCGGGCAGATCTCCTTCGTGCAGGCGAACCTGCGCTATCGCAGCTCGATCGACCGCGCCGTCGACGGTGCGAGCCACGTCGTCAACTGCGTCGGCATTCTGCACGAGACCGGCCGCAACACCTTCGACGCCGTGCAGGAATTCGGCGCACGCGCGGTGGCCGAAGCGGCGCGCGGCGCAGGCGCCACGCTGACCCATATTTCGGCGATCGGCGCCAATGCGAATTCGGATTCAGGTTATGGCCGCACCAAGGGCCGTGCCGAAACCGCCATCCTCTCCATCAAGCCGGATGCGGTGATCTTGCGTCCGTCGATCGTCTTCGGACCGGAGGACAGCTTCTTCAACAAGTTTGCCGATATGGCCCGTATGTCGCCCGTCCTGCCCTTGGTCGGCGGCGGCAAGACGAAATTCCAGCCGGTCTATGTCGAGGATATCGCCGAGGCCGTTGCCCGCGCCGTCGATGGCAAAGTCGCAGGCGGCAAGATCTATGAGCTTGGCGGGCCTGAGGTCTTGAGCTTCCGCGAATGTCTCGAGACAATGCTGAAGGTGACGTGCCGCAAGAACCCGCTGGTCTCCCTGCCCTTCAGCGTCGCTTCGCTGATCGGCAGCATCGCTTCGCTGATCCCCTTCGTGACGCCGCCGATCACCCCGGACCAGGTTCGCATGCTGAGATACGACAACATCGTCTCCGCAGCAGCCGAGGCGGAGGGCCGCACCCTGCAGGGCCTCGGCATCACGCCGACCATGGCAGCGTCGGTGCTCGACTCCTATCTCGTGCATTATCGGCCGCATGGCCAGTACACGGGCACTGGCAAGGCCGCCTGA
- a CDS encoding DUF1330 domain-containing protein, translating to MAKGYWIARVDVRDVERYKDYVAAAKPAFEKYGANFLARGGAFTELEGKARVRNVVIEFPSLQHAVDCYNSPEYQIAAKIRQEVADAEMVVVEGV from the coding sequence ATGGCCAAGGGATATTGGATCGCCCGCGTCGATGTTCGCGATGTCGAGCGCTACAAGGATTACGTGGCGGCGGCCAAGCCGGCCTTCGAAAAATACGGCGCGAATTTCCTGGCGCGCGGCGGCGCGTTCACCGAACTCGAGGGCAAGGCGCGGGTGCGCAACGTGGTGATCGAATTCCCCTCGCTGCAGCATGCGGTCGACTGCTATAATTCGCCGGAATACCAGATCGCCGCGAAAATCCGTCAGGAAGTGGCGGATGCGGAAATGGTCGTCGTCGAGGGCGTCTGA